The genomic interval gaaattttttggtaaaaccagtctgcacttgaagggcacaaatcctttcTTATTACTttggtgcgtttcgacttcgtctcttcagaaaccgacactaactttgtgttgaaatagattagcgccggtttgacgcaaatccctaaaactaaaacatgccgtgtcaaataaacgtatgggaaaaaaactaaaacacactttgtgttacAATCAGGacgaatattttttggtgaaaccattctttgcacttgaagggcacaaatcctttcTTATTACTTGAGTGCgtatcgacttcgtctcttcagaaaccgacactaactttgtgtcggaatagatttcttcggtttctgaagagatgaaatcgaaacgcacccaAGTAATCAACAGTTAGTCTTGCACTTTCTTTTGCACAAAACTcatattgtagaaaaaatactTCCAAAACTTGTCTATTTGATGGTAATTTGGCTCCCACAATTTAATGTGATACATAACCAATCAAACTAATTTGTCTTTGTTTTCTATCGGCTTGACGTGTTTTCACCGGTAAAACAGTCGAATCCATTGCTTtcgctatttttaaaataaacaaaatgagtttCGCATAACTTACTTGTTACACTCGACGATCAATATTCAAATGAAGCCAAGCCAAGAAAAACCTGTATTACAAGAATACACAAGATTGTATGGCatttacattttgaatgtgacaCTTCGATTTCTGTATACCATTGTAACCAACTTCACAAATTGCTAAAATTGAAACAACCCAATGTAAGACCATGGGAGGCGTAGGCTTAAAAGCGGATGGGTCCACCATATGTTAAATACTGTGAACGTCTGTACATCAACATAGGGATGGCACTCCCCTGGTTAGGAATGATCTACTCCGcgcgaattttaaattttgtgatttatttgtGCATCAAGGCATCGGTTTCAAATTTTACAGATGTTTTAGTTAGGTTAACACTTTTCATGATGTCTTTCGTTTTAATAACACTATGTtatgaaaaaacctgttttaatccacctagcggtgcaattgtgcctttctcaatcatgaacacgagaatgtttgcgttgtttatatttattaaaagctttccaatgcaaatattacattttattattatatataACATGACAAatgtacaagaaaagaaatcattattcgagttctaaaattttgtaaaagaaaaaacagccacggtaatattgaactgaaaaaatgtgcgaaatcggcaaagtccaaaaaagtcgattttaataaaaaaaaatttttcgtgataacataaaatctcgacgtttcatacattttaaagatgtttggcatcaaaaatacgaattcgatttctgaaatttcatggggtaccccctttgaaaaaagatgagtgggtaatgtcagagacataaccggagtgaagtagaatacatttgGGATTATTTATATACATATGTAGGCTATCAACGGGATTTATCGGAAAAGGAAAAGACTTCTAATTAGTTCTTCATTAAAATAATGGTgttcctgaaaaggaccgtttatgTTCGCTTTGGAAAATGATGCGCTGGATTTGATTCTCGTTGGATACTGCTGACTTCTGCTCTCTATTTTCGGATTGAACTGTTGTCCATGGGTGCGATACTGCCATGATTGGTGTAGCTGTAGCGTTATAAACCGTTTATAGTTTTTTTCTGCATCGtataatgaaaatattaaattgctggatcaattaaagaaagatggcgtttggtcacgggTTCCTTCAATAATATTGTATTGCGTCTACCACCTGCGTTTCGAAGGTCTTCATCTCCAgggcaaaaaaaaactataaatattaTCTTTGTCAACTTTGTTTGAACATTTGAACGGAAGACGCAACGCACTGATCTACCTCAGACGGTTCCCGCACACATCACTCATTGCTCAGTCTGCTAGTGATGAGTAGAGTggtgaaatttgaaattatttttcgagttaGTTAAAAATATGGGTGGGTATTTTCTGCGACATAAccagagtgtcgtgactacattTCGAGGGgttaattcaaatctaatgcCATTGAACgtaatcacgtttgaatgggaaattttcaaatgattcgttatgataattatggtcaagaaattaaaaattattatttccatcgtcaactatttttcttcttttccaatctgcaacattctttgaaaatattgttgaaattttattgatgaaaagctgaaaatgcGTTTGACAACACTGTCCACTAAATGGTTGGAGGGGGAAAGACGCGCATTCGTttaggttatgctagtattagtaacAGAAAGGAATGAAAAGGAACGAAAACGAGTGAGCAAGATAGTAATAGTAGTGCGTATTCGCGCTACTATActaaatattggtcggtcggttttctcATCAATCGTTGTACACCAGAATAACAGATTTTCGCGCCATagcccgtaccaaacagaccATCCGCAAGCAGTCAGCAACGAAAACCATCCGCGAAAGTAACTCAACACCTGGTGACGTTGAGGAGCCAAATGCTACGGAACAGGAATTGTCATCCTGTAAAAAATTCGCCGCTATCGGAAATGAACGAAATTTTCCTCCCACGATAAAACAAACCAATGGTCCTTTACAGGCCCAAATTAATTATATTGcaagaatttttaattgaaacttcATAACACTTCGGTTGTCAGACATTACATGCTcgtcttttgacattaaaaaagtcttactccactatatggggctgggtgtcattctaaattttgaaaatctcctatgtaacgaaactatgtatgGTTTGTACGGTTATAACTTCGCAAATAGTTGAtggatttcaataatttatactTCAATCGATTCAGAAACATCTGACTTGAATATAGCTGTCAATAAGTTTGATGTACTATATAAGTACTCTATTGAAAATCGattgaattgaaattgaaaaatttctacACGAAAAAAGGGAAATGTACATACACGAGGCggcttaaaaaaaaatcattctcatAAACAAACGGCCAATAATTGCCGCTGTACTGTACGGAACTAACAGATTGGTTTGGGAAATAATCATAAccagggttcgtcgcggttgcggtaattaccgcaaccgcgcggtgtttaccgcacccgcaccgcaaaatctgcggtgcggtgggACACTTTTtaccgcagatgcggtgcgggaaagagcttttaccgcgcggttttaccgcaaccgcaccgcaaaaaaaaattgataaagtgataattttgattattctaaattgataaacagactgctattacgaaggaaaatctagctgtgtacgaaatattttgacgctattatttttacgacatattttggacactaattattttatacttctaagtaaaacttcacaaactaaccatttcaaatacataaaacgcaagatccaaatagaaacaaaattattatatcatttaaaaacaataaatttgtactcttaaatccaatttaaaagtgcatcaattctcccgatttctgttggaaatcgtggaattatgaatcgttttcgtggaattatgaatcaatttttcaactgtgattTTTGAccaatttaaaggaattagagattaACTAATTATGctaggacttaaacacaacccaaagaatataattatcttcatcaaaccacacgaatttggagtaatttgcAGTAAacgatacaaatgtatgaaagcgttcaaaataaggaggggtccaaattaggatgattattctatcattcgttcatcaacatcgtatttctatcttctttgattactgtgtaaattcaatgtgaatttttctacagtcaattttattggcctttttctcaaaaagtatgctacataactttttttcgtgtacttccattcaaatttacgataattttctaccacattaagtcctaatatttttcatttaagactattttgtagcttttttgaaactttttttgccaattaccacatagtttgactcccgttcacttcaattgaagtttttgccattggttctttgagaaaatattagaggaaaatacattaaatgctagaacttttgaacaagcctttagaaaattacacttcataaatttttaaacggagcaatcttagtttttgaatgagaatacatctgtttcttgaagaatgcggaagttagagttttgggatattttgtccataaaccccctatttttaaaaatcatttctgctgtatgctacaaatcatacattttttgcagtttttctaatgttcaataattatgtaccggttgagaccggtcTCCTGTTTAGATGTAATGtaattttcgtcaaatatggcgtcgttcttattgatgaaatacaatatgtttatatttcactgtattggaatatatgcgctgctatatagaagtactggtatttcgactttaattttttttttgtgaaattcctttaaggtTGAAAgatggtttttactacgtaaatgcgaaaatcatccatttcattttcatatgtcaaaaacattgaaaacaagaaaatttaaagaaaaactacaaggggcagccctatggggttgcacgaactgtagacgtaggactatactacttaatgtaaaatatttattttcttagtacttagtgtgtgggaaaaaacacccggaccggtgaagaaaaatcaaattttagctttctggttgctctcaaacagatcctaaaagttcaaacacccatggataaccccaagtttgtagatgtgtttcgatgccacaggattgtaaaatggttaatattacgtcatgaaaattcaattcttcagtgacaatttttttgcctgcaaaatgccctgtgtgtatgcaaagctcatgatttattggaatattagcattgatcggaaaatgctttccaacgctgcgcattgcatacatacaggacattttgcaggtcaccagaatctgttcattttacccactggctataaacatgtctcatttttggacatgtttagaaatcaagaatcatgtttgaaaaaatgtgtttatgacgaagtatttttaccagatatgtacaaaacatgtctaataagaaacatataaggtgattgtaatatctcattcacttattagttagaaaataatgactttgcttaacgtgttcattttaccgccagttcccctacctacctacacattcgccccaaacattgaacccaagcgcacaatgcaaaacgagtcaacgctgatgatgatgggtagagcgaaagagacaactagtaccaccacgacactattagcacatttcaccaaaattcaacgcGGCCCTTCCCGactgaaaggaacggccgcgcttagcccatctgtcataatatcgtgattttgcatagcgaagggctgaatgattttgttccaaaaaacagccctgcgttatgcaacactttgtgcaggttgattataccagttgcaagtggggccaaattcaccaagttccgtaaaattccttttaaattacagaattgatagaattgcttagatgagctaaactaattaatcaaatcctgttttaaaaactgtccttgcgtttaaaccaaaatgggaagcttattactaccactacattagttaatttcaagcgcaagtAGCAAATACatatgctagttaaaccaaaaatttactggcaacattacagcggcatttaggaagcagttggagcggccGCCTGTTGGACAACACagtgtagcgtccctccacagccagtgtaacggacttctaactcagctacactggctgtaaaaacacagcgcagtgatctgcttcgccagccgttcaacagggaactgagcgtgtctggccaagtccgttctttatatagtcgatgatgacgtcattcatagaagcgttgcgcgctaggtacaccaatccgtcgtacagggctttggaagcgctatcttctgtgcgttaatgcgcgatattttgacaaggttgtatattatttaattttttaatgctatgatatcaaaaatccttgggtttatctattggaatctattcttagaagtatttcggggcgatttgcgcaaaaaatttgaaaatttatcgtgagatggctgaattatatgcgtttaaaattggaccacttttcgttacataccatttttgtagaatttgcagagtgcacccccatatcgaaaacaaagacgtagtcctacgtcaaaaatatggaacttcatttcttattacatttttattcccctTATTCCCCTGAAGGATTGCTAAAAtgaaagttttcctattactgtagtagaacgtttttgaatgtataatgtatgCCTTAAAATGtgcggaattttattaatagaaaatgcaaaagttgattttttcattaacattacattctgaggagtctcttaaatttcaatttcatgtgaataagaataacattttattataaaaatgttacagaaatgaaaaaattttcactatttttaaaaatataaatcttttaccgcattaccgcgcggtgcggtgcggtaaataaagtgcggttgcggtaagcggtgcggttttattatttttttgcggttgcggtgcggacaatccatttaccgcccacatccgcaccgagACGAACcctaatcataacaattgtgattttgtaaaagcattatttagccgtgctttgattggtggtttactTGTTGGCGCCGCCTTTTTGACGATGAACCACATCTAGGATAGGTAAAACGAATTGTCTATAGGACAATGTTTTCAGTTTGCTTTtgatcatcgttgaaatcagttcGCTTGTCGCCGGCGACCCGCttcgttagttcctggaaggaatactccccgttagcagcatcaaaggcgctctcaaaattgcctcCATCACTAGACGTGTACAGAAGTCGCATTGTTTTTGCAAGGAATCGGCGATATAataacaacaaacggtccttattagcaCTACACAAttgttctcagaagaattacaattgaaatttccatttcgtgctttggaaaatagcttccctcttatcggtttagttattttctataataatatccgaaaaatgtacgattaaacaaataaactgaccaattggacggtaGCAAGAAAATatctacaaaaatttgagtcagaaaagtgacattgacattgcttcgatcgtttctttggcaactgaagttgccgatttgttttccgacgtcaattatttgcgcggtgctgtacagatttttgcgcgatttgttgggaaataatcaaaacaattgtgtagtagcttccgtagaggatacgattTGTTACCTTTTGTGTGTAGTCCTAAATAAGTCGATGGCATTACAGGATGTATCAAGGAATCATATGGCTAGCTCACAAAAATGGTCGCATTTTTAAtatcatcgtggtcgtgtcttgtacacaacccattaattttttctttattcatgcaaGTTATACATACGTACAAATCTTATACAAGATTCCTGATtatttttctgacattgtgtattttggttcagtacaatgaaagttataaCCCTTCAAAACGCGATCTTCGGTTTTTTGGGCTTCTGTTTTGAAACGTTAGTCGTAGTCACATTAATAGTTGGCGaaagaaaagattttcaaatttaattctttctAATGGAATGATAGCGCTGAAAAGCGCTAATTTGTTTGCCGAAGAAAATATTATCCGGGTGGGTGATTTGTGTTCCAATTGTTCCTGCTTTCtaacacggagctgcacaaattaatccatggagatgaatcctaataatcaccTTCTCTTCCGGTGTTGACATCTGACCAGTGGACTTGCTGAAACCGACTGAAATGGCAATTCTTTCTGACCAGATTTGCGGCTTGGttcatgaaattagcgggaaccaaacaggaacgagcttcagtcagatgatttgAAATCGGGTTTttcgcgtgtgtgtgtgtgtgtgtgtgtgtgtgtatgtatgtgtgtgtgctatcttacatccatcagaaatgaaaatgatggcttctgctagtagcacgtttcaacacaaactgattcatccaccagtcgtgtacagctcacaaatatttctcggtattgtacagccatCCGTTCGcgtcaagcaaccaaatacgagtgttgatagaaacaagtctgtagcggacctatctctaaaacttttcatcatttaagtaTTCAGTTGGTGCAcgatattgacggctctggccgagatgagctgaaaatttaCACCATTTTCGGtagtttttgaaagattttatAAAACACAGTACTTTCGGTATTAATGTatgttatacatactccaaattttaatactaCATTGCGGAACATATTTTCGATAAAATGCCTTAAGCCCCAAATCATTCTATTAAGTATGATGGaaattattaacgttcaaaatctgacgcgactgccacagccgatattttgaaacgggccaccatattgaaacgttagaagtattctacttcaaaaattttgagttccggcttatatgggaatttcatatgtgaccggacggttctgtctatatttccggaaccatataagcgatccgtgcgaaacaTCATTTgtaaacatctgtggggatattacgtacgtatcatttgggactaagtttgtgaaaatcggcccaaccatttcctagaaactgatgtgagttcgtcaattttaaaagatggccgcttttcccgggcactttcggaaccgtctatggtggtcaatataatcaacgaaagtttggttggccgtcggtgacctagaacaacaaatttaagttttttgagagacattttatcgaaatttttaccttttttgctttcatcggaatatcggtttgaatcgcaatttgctatgtgatcgcacgccacaacctgtaactccggagtcGGATCGatatgaaattaaataaccatatacggagacgcaatacctttcatttgagactaagtttggttgaatcggtctagccatctccgagaaaccgatgtgactgttattctgaatttggatacttccgccggggcttccagaaccgatgatggtggccaatgtggctaaagagactttgaatggatgttagtgacctaatactacaaaccgaagcagttgtggtcatattttggaaacattttctcctttatacattcattgcagaatttattaaaatcgacattttctgcgtgatcgtgctcaccaccctgtaattccggaaccggaagttggatccatcagaaattcaatatcagcctatgggaacgttgtatctttcatttgagactatgttTGACAAAataggttcagccatctctgagaaaaatgagtgacacttttggtcacatacacacacagacgcacatacacacatgcatacatacacacgcacaaacatttgccgaactcgacgaactgaatcgaatggtatatgtcactcggccatccgggcctccgttaaaaagtcggttttcagagcaattgcaatacctttctattgagaaaggtaaaaaggtgcgaaatcggcaaaatcccaaaaagtcaattcttataaacaaattttttgagataacataaaatctcgacgtttcatgcattttaaagatgtttggtatcaaaaatacgaattcgatttctgaaatttcatggggtccccctttgaaaaaaaattttgagttccggcttatatgggaatttcatatgtgaccggacgaaattttatagacatctgtggagaAATTATAGCTattatttgggactaagtttgtgaaaatcggcccaaccatttccgggaaactgatgtgagttcgtaaattttgaaagatggccgcttttcccgggcacttctggaaccgtctatggtggtcaatgtagtcaacgaaagtttggttggctgtcggtgacctagaacagcaaatttaagttgtttgagagacattttagcgaaatttttaccttttttgctttcatcggagtatcggtttgaaccacaatttgctatgtgatcgcacgccacaacctgtaactccggaaccggaagtcggatcgtgatgaaattaaataaccatttacggggacgctaTACCTGTGCAGATGAAATTTTATAACAAACACCTTTTCGGAGCAGGCCGTAGCATACAGCTCAAAAACTGGAAAGTTCATTTTATTTATCATTagagttaaattttaaatataaatattCAATAGACTCACTTAAATGGTATTCTTCGCGTTTTCTTCACCTGACAACTTTTTTAGCATAAGCTAatctaataataataatcacaaACCTGTAGCAATAGATCACTGTTATGGAGGTTCAAAGATAAATATTCGTTTACTTACGAATCCGAAACGTTCTTAAAAGTCACAAATAATAATTTTAGAGATATTTTTTACTGATCGGAATACAACCTTTTCGTGAAACACTTGCAACTGATCTATCAAATGAATTCTGACACTGTCAGGGTCAACGATAGACGGAGCCGACGAAACTTCGTGATGACCTTTTTTTAATTCCTCACTTTCCGGCAAGCCTCGTGATGTACCCACTGGTGTAGTACCCAGCGGCGGTGCCAACAATTCCCCCTCCCGTAACTCTGGTCCGGTACTAGGGATTTGGCCAGATTTACTCCTCAACTCCATCACAGCAAGTTTGGCAACTGCACGTTGGTACAAGCCCTTTGACGTTCTTACCAGTGCTCGTTGTATTCTGCCATCGATGCCTCGGATGACCTTCTCGACGATACCGCGAATCCAGGTTCTCCGGTTATTCCCATCGATTAAATAAACCAACTCACCTTCTCTGATCGGTTCTTGTTCCGCATACCATTTGGTCCGGTGGTTGATAGCGGGTATGTACTCCTTCAGCCACCTCTGCCACAATATATCCGCTAGCTCCTGAGAGCGTTTGTAGTTGTCTCGCAATGCTTCGGCTGAACTGGTCGGCAAGTTGATTTCCTCGCGCTCTCCAGCAGGAAGACCACGAAACAAGTGGTTCGGCGTGAGGGCTTCGATTTCGGCTGACTCCTGTGGCACATAGGTAAGCGGTCTGGAGTTTATCATATCATCCGCTTCGGCTAGCACGGTCAGCAAGATTTCGTCCGTTAATTTTCCGCCATCATGTAGAGCTTTGAGCGCGTCCTTCGCTAACCTTACTAACCGCTCCCATATACCGCCCATATGCGGTGCTGCAGGCGGATTGAAATTCCACCTAGTTCTTGCATCGGTGAAAACATCAGCACACTCCAACTCAATACAACGGACTACCTCGACCAGCTCCTTGCTTGTCGCTTGAAAGTTTGTGCCGTTGTCTGAGAAGAACTCCATAGGCGTACCTCTCTTGCAAATGAATCTTCTGATTGCCATGACGCACGATTGGCCACTCAAACTATATGCGACTTCCATATGGATTGCTCTGGTCACCAGGCATGTAATTAGACAAATCCACCTTTTCTCTGGGCGTCTTCAAACCGTAACGATTACCGCACCAAAATAATCAATCCCTACGAAACTAAATGGGCGATACTGTGGAGTGAGGCGCTGAACTGGTAGAGGTGCCATCCTTGGGATAACCGGACGACACTTGTTGATTTTACACCAAGCACAATCTTTCATTACCTGCAGCACTGCTGCCCGAATGTGGTGTATGTGGAAGCGTTGTCTTAGCTCATTCACCACGGTCTTTGGTTAGCGTGGCCAAACTTTTCATGGTAATGAAGAAGAAGTTTGGTGGTGACGTCATGATTCTTTGGAAGTACGATGGGGCACCGTTGCTCAAAGGGAAGGAAAGCAGTATGAGCTGACCGTCCTTCCATCCGGATTACTGCTTGTTCGTCCTAAAAGGGGAATAATTTGTAAAGTGGACTGGATCGTTCGATGACATGCCACTTGTTTCGCGGCAACTCGCGATTTTCCCACAACGTCTTCATTTCATCCGCAAATCCTTCTTGCTGTACTATTTTCCACAGGTAGTTTTCCGCTTGGCGATATTCCTCGCACTTGAGAGGAGCCTTGATTGATGATACCGCACATTTCAGCAAGCTTCCTTGTGTCAGCGTGGTTTGAACTGATTCGATTGGCAGCTTCTTAATCTTCCTGCGGCAATTAGAAATGAACCGGAATACGCTGGCAACAGATCTTATCAGGATGTTCCAACGCGAGAAGCGAGTAGTATCCACTAAACATTGAACGAAG from Topomyia yanbarensis strain Yona2022 unplaced genomic scaffold, ASM3024719v1 HiC_scaffold_172, whole genome shotgun sequence carries:
- the LOC131694868 gene encoding uncharacterized protein LOC131694868, with protein sequence MEFFSDNGTNFQATSKELVEVVRCIELECADVFTDARTRWNFNPPAAPHMGGIWERLVRLAKDALKALHDGGKLTDEILLTVLAEADDMINSRPLTYVPQESAEIEALTPNHLFRGLPAGEREEINLPTSSAEALRDNYKRSQELADILWQRWLKEYIPAINHRTKWYAEQEPIREGELVYLIDGNNRRTWIRGIVEKVIRGIDGRIQRALVRTSKGLYQRAVAKLAVMELRSKSGQIPSTGPELREGELLAPPLGTTPVGTSRGLPESEELKKGHHEVSSAPSIVDPDSVRIHLIDQLQVFHEKVVFRSVKNISKIIICDF